Proteins encoded within one genomic window of Synechococcus sp. PCC 7335:
- a CDS encoding response regulator — protein MTSAHDLRTTGDILIVDDQPENLQLLLDTLSRQSYELRRVLSGQLAIQVAQFDPPDLILLDIRMPDMDGYEVCRQLKTNKRTRDIPVIFLSALDDPVDKVKAFDVGGADYVSKPFQVPEVLARVRHQLQIRQLQRQAEEQQQQLQRRAQALEMANQELEFFSSSASHDLTAPLRGLQSLSEVLIEDYGDRLDELGQTYLHRIRSTAIEMDLLLKTLLDYSRMSRTEFSVGPVSLQAVVANTLQTLRSTIESSGADIEVQPDLPSVVGFSLILERVASNLLTNALKYVEPGSFPRVYIGAERKQQTVRWFFQDSGIGISEDDQARIFKPFERLHGSESYPGTGFGLAIVQRGITQLGGYCGVESELGKGSRFWIELRTSDLG, from the coding sequence ATGACTTCGGCCCATGATTTGCGAACGACTGGCGATATCTTAATTGTTGACGATCAGCCCGAGAATTTACAGCTGCTACTTGATACCTTAAGTCGCCAAAGCTATGAGTTACGCCGCGTACTCAGTGGACAGCTAGCCATTCAGGTAGCACAGTTCGATCCGCCCGACCTAATCTTGCTAGATATTCGTATGCCAGACATGGATGGATACGAAGTTTGTCGCCAGCTCAAAACTAATAAACGAACACGAGATATCCCCGTCATTTTTCTAAGTGCCTTAGATGATCCAGTTGATAAGGTAAAAGCATTTGATGTCGGCGGCGCTGACTATGTATCAAAGCCTTTTCAGGTTCCTGAGGTGCTGGCTCGGGTGCGCCATCAGCTACAGATTAGACAGCTTCAGAGGCAGGCCGAAGAGCAGCAGCAGCAGCTTCAAAGAAGGGCCCAGGCGTTAGAGATGGCAAATCAAGAACTAGAGTTCTTCTCCTCATCCGCTTCCCATGATCTCACCGCGCCTTTGCGGGGACTGCAAAGCCTATCAGAAGTTCTGATAGAGGACTATGGCGATCGCCTTGATGAGTTAGGTCAAACGTATCTACATCGGATCCGTTCAACCGCTATAGAGATGGACTTACTACTGAAGACGCTATTGGACTACAGCCGGATGAGTCGCACCGAATTCTCAGTCGGCCCGGTTTCACTACAAGCGGTTGTTGCCAATACGCTACAAACTCTGCGCTCTACGATTGAGAGCAGTGGGGCTGATATTGAAGTTCAGCCAGATTTACCTAGTGTTGTTGGATTCTCTTTAATTCTAGAAAGGGTCGCTAGTAATTTGTTGACCAATGCGCTGAAATACGTCGAACCCGGTAGCTTTCCGAGAGTTTATATTGGCGCTGAGAGAAAACAACAAACCGTTCGCTGGTTTTTTCAAGATAGCGGCATTGGTATTAGTGAAGACGATCAAGCCCGAATCTTTAAGCCGTTCGAGCGTTTGCACGGTAGTGAGTCATATCCAGGCACAGGCTTTGGACTAGCCATCGTGCAGCGTGGCATCACTCAACTAGGTGGCTACTGTGGCGTTGAGTCCGAGCTAGGCAAAGGAAGTCGGTTTTGGATCGAACTGCGCACTAGTGATTTGGGATAG
- a CDS encoding GAF domain-containing protein yields MYASSTASTVSTDDCQQALARNLEYQKVLGRILHKVRNSVSLDAICMTTSQEIVRLLNVERIAFYQFDADWSGQFIDEYGYAGSPWNQIEAFGQHQVWKDTHLQETQGGRYKTHDPFAVPDIYEAGHARCHIEMLEQYQIRAYAIAPIFAGNKLWGLLAAYQHSAPRDWSNYEIDFLAQAADYLGIAFQHSLELQSSAARQRSLSEVVGKIRSSLSVSAILETACEELCNLLFVERAAVYQFDKDWSGNFVCEHSPYSQLDGVNPFGKNQVWEDTHLKETKGGRYRNNESFTVADIYQADHARCHLDVLEQFKIRAYALAPIFVGDRLWGLFGAYQHTTTHDWQGYEIDFLTQLAAQIGVAIQQAELLGYSKTQAIALEKSVSRQKALTEVVSKVRSALDIDLILITTCKEAVNLLEVDRVAVYRFNEDWSGQFVSSFYRQDPDAEVSIPFGQTPVWEDTHLQETQGGRYRNNETLAINDIYKADYARCHIDLLEQYKVRAYALVPIFVGQTLWGLLAAYQHLAPYEWQKVEVDFLSQVANQLGVAIQSAKTLKDSQIRAEDLQQAAEQREILFDVVAKIRESLDLETIFNTTAQEVRRSLRADRVGIFKFEDDSNYCRGQFVAEDVLYKFGSAMNLMLEDHCFGDSYATQYSKGRMQIIADVLTANFQACHVNFLERLQIKAQIVVPLMKGTELWGLLCIHQCEHTRHWADSAVEFVKQVAVQLSVALLQASLHAQTQKQAEQLAESVKELQSAQLKVIQSEKMASLGQLVAGVAHEINNPISFIYGNLTHAEDYVTDLLQIIDCYQSAYPTPESSVTACLSSIDADFIRNDLPKLFQSMQVGTQRIREIVSSLRNFSRLDESAPKTVDIHEGIDSTLMILQNRLKPSPSQPGIHIIKNYDSLPKVECFPGQLNQVFMNLLANAIDALEERNQDRSEDSLEEDPSRIEITTSVHQPDSVAIRIADNGSGMPQEMLDSVFDPFFTTKPVGKGTGLGLSISYQIVTEKHNGKLYCHSSQAQGTEFVIEIPIEQKEMAH; encoded by the coding sequence ATGTATGCATCCTCTACTGCTTCAACTGTCTCAACCGATGATTGCCAACAGGCGCTAGCTCGCAATCTAGAATATCAGAAGGTCCTTGGACGCATTCTTCATAAAGTTCGCAACTCTGTTTCGCTTGATGCTATTTGCATGACTACAAGCCAAGAGATTGTACGGCTACTCAACGTAGAACGAATAGCGTTTTATCAATTTGATGCAGACTGGAGTGGACAGTTCATCGATGAATATGGCTATGCCGGCTCGCCTTGGAATCAAATCGAAGCATTTGGTCAGCATCAGGTATGGAAAGATACGCACCTACAAGAAACTCAAGGAGGCCGATACAAAACGCACGATCCGTTTGCGGTGCCTGATATCTATGAAGCAGGCCATGCACGATGCCACATAGAGATGCTCGAACAGTACCAGATTCGCGCCTATGCGATCGCACCGATCTTTGCAGGCAATAAACTGTGGGGGCTACTCGCGGCTTATCAGCACTCAGCTCCTCGCGACTGGAGCAACTACGAAATCGATTTTCTTGCCCAAGCCGCAGACTACTTAGGAATTGCGTTCCAGCACTCTCTAGAGCTACAGTCCTCAGCGGCGAGGCAGCGCTCTTTGAGTGAGGTTGTCGGTAAGATTCGCTCTTCGCTCAGCGTTTCGGCCATCCTAGAAACAGCCTGTGAAGAACTCTGCAATCTTTTGTTTGTAGAAAGAGCCGCTGTATATCAGTTTGACAAGGACTGGAGCGGTAATTTTGTTTGTGAGCACAGCCCTTATTCTCAGCTAGACGGTGTCAATCCTTTTGGGAAGAATCAGGTCTGGGAAGATACCCACTTGAAGGAAACCAAAGGGGGCCGCTATCGCAATAATGAAAGTTTTACAGTCGCAGATATCTATCAGGCCGATCATGCTCGCTGCCATCTAGATGTATTAGAGCAGTTCAAGATCCGCGCCTATGCACTCGCGCCCATTTTTGTAGGAGATCGTCTCTGGGGTTTGTTCGGAGCCTACCAGCATACGACTACACACGATTGGCAGGGCTACGAAATTGACTTTTTGACTCAGCTAGCTGCTCAAATTGGGGTGGCTATTCAGCAAGCTGAACTGCTTGGCTATTCAAAGACACAGGCGATCGCCCTTGAAAAGTCAGTATCTCGTCAAAAAGCGCTCACCGAAGTCGTCAGCAAAGTGCGATCAGCACTAGATATTGATCTTATTCTCATAACAACCTGCAAAGAGGCTGTCAACTTACTAGAAGTGGATCGCGTCGCCGTCTATCGCTTCAATGAAGACTGGAGTGGACAATTTGTCAGTAGTTTCTACCGGCAAGATCCTGATGCAGAAGTCAGCATTCCCTTCGGACAGACACCTGTTTGGGAAGATACTCACCTACAAGAAACGCAAGGAGGCCGCTATCGCAACAACGAGACGCTCGCCATCAACGATATCTACAAAGCAGACTATGCTCGCTGCCATATCGATCTACTAGAGCAGTACAAAGTAAGAGCCTACGCGCTAGTGCCTATCTTTGTGGGACAAACGCTTTGGGGCTTACTTGCGGCCTATCAGCACCTAGCACCTTATGAGTGGCAGAAAGTCGAAGTTGATTTTCTTTCTCAAGTTGCCAATCAACTTGGCGTGGCTATCCAAAGCGCTAAAACCTTGAAGGATAGTCAGATCCGCGCAGAAGATTTGCAACAAGCGGCTGAACAACGCGAAATCTTGTTCGATGTCGTAGCCAAGATTCGAGAGTCTTTAGATCTAGAGACTATCTTCAATACTACCGCTCAAGAAGTTCGGCGATCGCTTAGGGCAGACCGCGTAGGTATCTTCAAGTTTGAAGATGACTCTAACTATTGCAGGGGCCAGTTTGTTGCAGAAGATGTCTTGTACAAGTTTGGTTCAGCCATGAACTTGATGCTAGAAGATCATTGCTTTGGTGACAGCTATGCTACCCAATATTCCAAAGGTAGAATGCAAATCATTGCTGATGTCTTGACGGCCAACTTTCAAGCTTGTCATGTCAATTTTCTAGAACGGCTGCAAATCAAGGCCCAAATCGTTGTGCCTCTAATGAAAGGAACAGAGCTATGGGGGTTGCTCTGTATTCATCAGTGCGAACATACTCGTCACTGGGCAGATAGCGCTGTTGAATTTGTCAAACAAGTCGCCGTCCAGCTTAGCGTAGCGCTGCTTCAAGCTAGCCTACACGCACAGACTCAAAAGCAAGCCGAACAGCTAGCAGAAAGCGTAAAAGAACTACAGAGCGCTCAACTGAAAGTCATTCAGTCAGAGAAGATGGCTAGTTTGGGTCAGTTAGTAGCAGGCGTTGCTCATGAAATTAACAACCCTATCAGCTTTATCTATGGCAATCTAACGCACGCAGAAGACTATGTTACTGACCTCCTTCAGATAATAGACTGCTACCAAAGCGCTTATCCAACGCCTGAGAGCAGCGTCACAGCCTGCCTAAGCAGCATAGACGCGGACTTCATTAGAAATGATTTGCCGAAGCTCTTTCAGTCTATGCAGGTCGGTACTCAGCGTATCCGTGAGATTGTCAGCTCATTGCGTAACTTTTCGCGGTTGGACGAATCTGCACCCAAAACTGTCGATATTCATGAAGGAATTGACAGCACGCTGATGATCCTGCAGAACCGCCTAAAGCCCTCACCTAGCCAGCCAGGTATCCACATCATCAAGAACTACGACTCGCTACCTAAAGTAGAGTGCTTCCCAGGTCAGCTCAACCAAGTCTTCATGAATCTATTAGCGAATGCTATCGACGCTTTAGAAGAACGCAACCAAGATCGCTCAGAAGACTCTCTTGAGGAAGATCCTAGTCGGATCGAAATTACAACATCCGTGCATCAGCCTGATAGCGTAGCGATTCGTATAGCCGACAATGGTAGCGGCATGCCTCAAGAGATGCTTGATAGCGTGTTTGATCCATTTTTCACGACTAAGCCAGTGGGCAAAGGTACCGGATTAGGTTTATCAATTAGCTACCAGATTGTCACTGAAAAGCATAATGGCAAACTGTACTGCCATTCGTCGCAGGCGCAAGGAACAGAGTTCGTTATAGAAATTCCAATTGAGCAGAAAGAGATGGCTCATTAG
- a CDS encoding ABC transporter ATP-binding protein, translated as MHPTTLPSSEPVQPPVHKLEIRNITKVFGQGKRKITAVDDVSLSLAPNEFSCIVGPSGCGKSTLLSIAAGLSKATSGTIMVDGAPVPGPGADRGMVFQNYTLFPWLSVAENVAFGLRLKGMARAELNRRVAHYLDIVGLSSSAKAYPKALSGGMKQRVAIARALANEPEVLLMDEPFGALDSQTKEQLQAFFHDLWVNSQITVLMITHDVEEAIFLSQQVHIMDRTGRLSETIPINLPTHRELDMKLTSEFLDYKRHIVHALR; from the coding sequence ATGCATCCAACAACATTGCCATCGTCAGAGCCAGTACAGCCACCAGTTCATAAGCTTGAGATTCGCAATATTACCAAAGTCTTTGGCCAGGGCAAGCGAAAGATAACGGCTGTAGATGATGTGAGCCTATCGCTGGCACCCAACGAATTTAGCTGTATTGTGGGCCCTTCAGGCTGCGGCAAGTCCACACTGCTAAGTATTGCGGCTGGGCTGAGTAAGGCAACTAGTGGCACAATCATGGTCGATGGTGCACCTGTCCCTGGCCCCGGGGCCGATCGAGGAATGGTATTTCAGAACTACACGCTTTTTCCGTGGCTGTCAGTTGCCGAGAATGTAGCCTTTGGGCTGAGGCTCAAGGGCATGGCCAGAGCTGAGCTGAATCGCAGAGTTGCTCACTATCTAGACATTGTTGGATTAAGTAGTAGTGCTAAAGCCTATCCAAAGGCACTATCGGGTGGCATGAAGCAGCGTGTGGCGATCGCCCGGGCCCTTGCCAACGAGCCAGAAGTGTTGCTCATGGATGAACCATTTGGCGCACTCGACTCGCAAACCAAAGAGCAGCTTCAGGCCTTTTTTCATGACCTATGGGTAAACAGTCAAATCACGGTGCTGATGATTACTCACGATGTAGAAGAGGCCATATTTCTCTCACAGCAAGTGCACATCATGGATAGAACTGGCAGACTGAGCGAAACTATCCCAATTAATCTGCCCACACATCGCGAGCTAGACATGAAGCTAACTTCTGAGTTTTTGGACTATAAGCGTCACATCGTCCATGCGCTGCGATAA
- a CDS encoding ABC transporter permease — translation MAASQLSTHQPEESPPEKLSQERREPRLDRRYLRPSVFWSIRQGFPGWLQALLVIVSLTVPVLIWAGLSYGEFVNAKFLPTPTAVVVRGFSMLLDGDLIVDIFASSARVIAGFTFAALVGIPVGLAMGTFYSMDSLLGGFIRTARYLPIAAFVPLIIIWAGIDEASKIIIIFLGIVFYNATMIADAVKFIPNETLNVAYTLGATRWDVVHRVILPATLPSILDTLRVNVAGAWNFLVLSELIAAENGLGFTIVRSQRYLQTDRAMFCILIICLIGLATDFAFKLLFRLWLPWADSKMS, via the coding sequence ATGGCGGCTAGCCAACTATCTACCCACCAGCCGGAAGAGAGCCCCCCAGAAAAGCTTAGCCAAGAACGCAGAGAACCTAGATTAGATCGCCGCTATCTACGGCCCTCAGTATTCTGGAGTATTCGTCAGGGTTTTCCTGGATGGCTGCAAGCTTTGCTGGTGATAGTGTCTCTTACAGTTCCAGTCTTAATCTGGGCGGGCCTAAGCTATGGCGAGTTTGTCAATGCTAAGTTCTTGCCAACACCTACTGCTGTGGTTGTGCGCGGCTTTTCGATGCTGCTTGATGGCGATTTGATAGTTGATATCTTCGCTAGCTCGGCGCGGGTGATAGCTGGCTTTACCTTTGCAGCACTGGTGGGCATTCCGGTGGGCTTAGCGATGGGCACCTTTTATAGCATGGATAGCTTGCTAGGTGGATTTATTCGCACAGCCCGCTACCTACCAATTGCGGCGTTCGTCCCGCTGATCATTATCTGGGCAGGGATTGATGAAGCTTCTAAGATCATTATCATCTTTTTGGGAATTGTGTTCTACAACGCCACGATGATTGCAGATGCAGTCAAGTTCATTCCCAATGAGACGCTCAATGTCGCTTATACGCTCGGGGCGACTCGTTGGGATGTCGTGCACCGGGTCATTTTACCGGCAACGCTACCCAGCATTTTGGACACGCTGAGAGTGAATGTTGCAGGCGCGTGGAACTTTTTGGTGCTCTCTGAGCTGATTGCAGCCGAAAATGGGTTGGGATTTACGATTGTGCGATCGCAACGATACTTGCAAACCGATCGCGCCATGTTTTGTATCCTCATCATTTGCCTGATTGGACTAGCTACAGACTTCGCCTTCAAGCTACTGTTTCGGCTGTGGCTTCCCTGGGCCGATTCTAAGATGAGCTAG
- a CDS encoding ABC transporter substrate-binding protein, with product MTYRPYKIRRRYALQLLAGASGAVLLKACNPQNDAQSDTAEDTSAEGTQPASLSLTMGSIPWAGQVPMYIAQDKGYYEEEGLDFELRLFGSGSEYIAAFLSDQLDAVAPVTSEAVLIKSQGKDFKIVMVQDNSVGIDGILARDSITSIEDFRGKRVAVETSAVGYFFLLQVLKEAGLSKDDITAINTEPSAAAAAFQSGNVDIAVTYAPFLQEAADATEDGRIIYDSSQMPTAISDLYVFDTAFAEENPQTVQAFVNATLRGVEYLKENPDEGIEIGAAVLEMEAADLESDLSGLELPDKEANLEMLAQPDSDLYLGKPLAELSAFLLEEGQIESDPGDLSTLIEPQFVEAADV from the coding sequence ATGACCTATCGGCCTTACAAAATTCGCCGTCGCTATGCTTTACAGCTGTTAGCAGGTGCTTCTGGAGCCGTCTTACTCAAGGCATGCAACCCACAGAACGACGCTCAAAGCGACACTGCTGAGGATACCTCTGCTGAGGGCACGCAGCCGGCTAGTCTATCACTCACTATGGGCAGTATTCCTTGGGCTGGTCAGGTTCCTATGTACATTGCCCAAGATAAAGGGTACTACGAGGAAGAAGGCCTAGACTTTGAGCTGCGTCTGTTCGGCTCAGGCAGTGAGTACATTGCCGCTTTCTTGAGCGATCAGTTAGATGCGGTAGCACCGGTTACTTCAGAAGCGGTCTTAATCAAATCACAAGGCAAAGATTTCAAGATTGTTATGGTGCAGGATAATTCCGTTGGCATCGATGGCATCTTAGCTAGAGATAGCATTACTAGCATCGAAGACTTTAGAGGAAAAAGGGTTGCTGTAGAAACTAGCGCGGTTGGGTACTTCTTTTTGCTGCAGGTGCTCAAAGAAGCTGGGCTGAGCAAAGACGATATCACTGCGATTAATACCGAGCCTTCAGCCGCCGCCGCGGCCTTTCAGTCGGGGAATGTCGATATTGCGGTGACCTACGCACCTTTTTTACAGGAGGCAGCAGACGCTACTGAAGATGGCCGTATCATCTATGATTCTTCTCAAATGCCGACTGCTATCTCTGATCTCTATGTGTTTGATACAGCCTTTGCAGAAGAGAACCCTCAGACGGTACAGGCCTTTGTCAATGCGACGCTGCGTGGCGTTGAATACTTAAAGGAAAACCCAGACGAGGGGATTGAGATCGGCGCTGCTGTTTTAGAAATGGAAGCGGCGGATCTTGAAAGTGATTTGAGCGGTCTAGAGCTGCCTGATAAGGAAGCAAATCTCGAAATGCTAGCTCAGCCAGATAGCGATCTGTATCTAGGCAAGCCGTTGGCAGAGCTATCCGCCTTTTTGCTTGAAGAAGGTCAGATAGAGTCAGATCCTGGCGATTTGTCTACGCTGATTGAGCCACAGTTTGTTGAGGCAGCAGACGTGTAA
- a CDS encoding DUF4912 domain-containing protein, with translation MMRVNRSTFAKLCLLTALAVPIQRSAFATGAQDVPRIDTTERLIAQDSEALEPTTTATSPEGNLTATTDADGLVIIENAAGEVVAGPLDETGGPVTALAFSDNGEILATGTQTGQVRFWNTDGEPRGDVFQPVVGDDSAITELRFEDNETLYVGASQGRQGLWGLDGLPPDSAVIGQTETPATETPAVDTAADTAEVEVEGTPWWVWLIPLIGILGLAWLFLGRRRSQSDPTEARRQTSPTATVEPPITDLERDREVSNRAQTIVLSDRVVDESRNDLPTASTPEAETLSLQESNDLESSPDLEGTNLDLPAASMALEGVAIEGADLDGTGLDGDAILGDETLNNQIEAELEADPWDDDLGLTLEDAEPAAAAPVELAESILVSSLEQEPTESPAIETPAVEASIADTASVETQPLEAPPVPASPTAAKAETPLAEAPATAAVSISTTPGDLDASGINAIEPTRDTVIAEIETALDIEPNRETIIGDSAVIYDGVSAAATEESTAEVLPDTPDTAEEEEAEVLTSNGESSPLTIEDLASVDNGLADLPEGYGESRIVLLPRDPEWAYAYWDVSNEHKEELRQQGGQRLMLRLYDVTDLDITSQAPHSMQQVDCHEMARSWYLEMPVSDRDYLCEIGYLTADDRWLLLARSTPIRVPPIYPSEWVKDQFVSIDWQEQLVGRSFGDLGQPYSLDSTEPAEVGEATDLPRIYDNLFALTQSQAALRVAGSLYGSMQQSAPGALSPSGGPIGLERLMGPLGLPASGLNMSGLTMSGIGSGGSVLPERSRKFWLVADAELIVYGATEPDATLTIGDKVVPLNPDGTFRFHIAFPDGQIDYPIRAVAADGEQTRAVHLHFKRETPERNTNTKDEAKDEWF, from the coding sequence ATGATGCGTGTCAACCGTTCCACCTTTGCAAAGCTCTGCTTGTTGACGGCCCTTGCTGTTCCGATTCAGCGGTCGGCCTTTGCAACCGGTGCTCAGGATGTCCCGAGGATAGACACTACCGAGCGCTTAATCGCTCAAGATTCTGAGGCGCTAGAGCCGACAACAACAGCCACTAGCCCAGAAGGAAATTTGACGGCGACGACGGATGCGGATGGCCTTGTCATCATCGAGAACGCTGCAGGTGAGGTAGTTGCGGGCCCTTTAGATGAAACAGGTGGACCGGTAACGGCACTAGCATTCAGCGACAATGGTGAAATCCTAGCTACAGGCACCCAGACAGGACAAGTACGGTTTTGGAATACCGATGGTGAACCGCGAGGAGATGTTTTTCAGCCGGTGGTTGGCGACGATAGTGCGATCACTGAGCTGAGATTTGAAGATAATGAGACGCTCTATGTAGGGGCTAGTCAGGGTCGGCAGGGCCTATGGGGACTTGATGGACTGCCGCCAGATAGCGCAGTCATCGGCCAGACAGAAACGCCAGCTACAGAAACGCCAGCTGTAGATACCGCAGCCGATACGGCCGAAGTCGAGGTTGAGGGAACGCCCTGGTGGGTATGGTTAATCCCATTAATAGGAATATTGGGCTTGGCTTGGCTGTTTTTGGGTAGGCGTCGTTCGCAATCAGACCCTACCGAGGCACGTCGGCAAACTTCACCAACTGCGACCGTTGAACCCCCTATAACTGACTTAGAGCGTGATAGAGAAGTATCGAACAGAGCGCAGACAATTGTCTTGAGTGATCGGGTGGTAGATGAGTCTAGAAATGATCTACCTACCGCCAGTACTCCTGAGGCTGAAACCTTATCACTACAAGAATCAAATGATTTGGAATCATCGCCCGATCTAGAAGGCACTAATCTAGATCTACCGGCAGCTTCTATGGCTTTAGAAGGAGTCGCCATAGAGGGAGCAGACTTAGATGGCACAGGCCTAGACGGTGATGCGATATTAGGGGATGAAACACTAAATAATCAGATCGAAGCTGAGCTTGAAGCTGATCCTTGGGACGACGACCTAGGACTCACTTTAGAAGACGCTGAACCAGCAGCAGCAGCACCCGTAGAACTGGCTGAGTCGATACTTGTAAGCAGCCTCGAGCAAGAACCTACTGAGAGTCCTGCGATTGAAACGCCTGCTGTCGAAGCGTCTATTGCCGACACCGCCTCTGTCGAAACACAGCCTCTTGAAGCGCCTCCTGTTCCAGCTTCCCCCACAGCTGCAAAGGCCGAAACGCCACTTGCCGAAGCACCTGCTACTGCGGCCGTGTCGATCTCCACCACGCCGGGTGATCTCGATGCCAGCGGTATCAATGCCATAGAACCCACTCGTGATACGGTCATTGCTGAGATCGAGACTGCCCTAGACATCGAACCCAATAGGGAGACGATTATTGGCGATAGCGCCGTGATCTACGATGGCGTTTCAGCAGCAGCTACGGAGGAATCTACCGCAGAAGTCCTACCTGATACACCTGATACAGCGGAAGAAGAAGAGGCTGAAGTATTGACCAGCAATGGAGAATCATCCCCCTTGACTATTGAAGATCTTGCTAGCGTAGACAACGGTCTCGCAGATTTACCTGAAGGATACGGTGAAAGCCGGATCGTTTTACTGCCTCGCGATCCTGAATGGGCCTATGCCTATTGGGATGTCTCTAATGAGCACAAAGAAGAGCTTCGTCAGCAGGGTGGCCAAAGGCTGATGCTTAGACTGTATGATGTCACCGATTTAGACATAACCTCGCAAGCGCCTCATAGCATGCAGCAAGTGGACTGCCATGAGATGGCAAGATCGTGGTATCTGGAGATGCCGGTGAGCGATCGCGACTATCTATGCGAGATTGGCTATCTCACAGCGGATGACCGTTGGCTGCTATTAGCTCGCTCGACTCCAATTCGAGTTCCTCCAATCTATCCATCAGAATGGGTGAAAGATCAGTTTGTTAGTATCGATTGGCAAGAGCAGCTAGTAGGCCGCAGCTTCGGCGATTTGGGTCAGCCTTATAGCCTAGACTCAACAGAGCCTGCCGAAGTAGGTGAAGCCACAGACCTACCAAGAATCTATGACAACTTATTCGCACTAACCCAAAGTCAAGCGGCGCTACGAGTTGCTGGTTCACTGTACGGTTCAATGCAGCAAAGTGCGCCTGGTGCACTATCACCCTCTGGAGGCCCAATTGGGTTAGAGCGCTTGATGGGTCCACTGGGGCTCCCTGCATCAGGATTGAACATGTCGGGCCTAACGATGTCTGGGATTGGCTCTGGTGGGTCAGTGCTGCCGGAGCGATCGCGCAAATTCTGGCTAGTCGCCGACGCAGAGCTGATTGTCTATGGCGCTACTGAACCGGATGCAACCCTCACGATTGGAGACAAAGTTGTTCCGCTCAACCCCGACGGCACTTTCCGGTTCCATATTGCCTTCCCTGATGGCCAGATTGACTATCCCATTCGCGCGGTAGCAGCTGATGGCGAACAAACTCGCGCCGTTCATCTGCACTTCAAGCGAGAAACCCCAGAGCGCAACACTAACACTAAAGATGAGGCTAAAGACGAGTGGTTCTAG
- a CDS encoding cation diffusion facilitator family transporter, producing the protein MSEHHHSEDCHSAGCHHHGVPSTPQQVRSLRIALVFIASFSIAELWVSLHTNSLSLMADAGHMACDVGAILLSLWAASKSQTDTRSNTSPERLQAIAALVNGILLLVVSGWLAREAIEALQMLPTEILSQPVAATAAVGLGINGLNAYLLHSHADDNLNMRGAFLHMVADAGSCLGVLVGAVLIANYQWYWADGVVSGAIALLITSSAIPLIRQSWSTLSSKAILTN; encoded by the coding sequence ATGTCTGAGCATCATCATTCTGAAGATTGCCATTCGGCGGGGTGCCATCATCACGGCGTACCGTCGACGCCCCAGCAGGTGCGCTCGCTTAGAATTGCCCTCGTGTTTATTGCTAGCTTCTCTATTGCTGAGCTTTGGGTAAGCTTGCATACGAATAGCCTATCTTTGATGGCAGATGCTGGACATATGGCGTGTGATGTCGGCGCGATTTTGCTTTCGTTATGGGCTGCGAGCAAGTCACAGACAGATACACGTTCAAATACGAGTCCTGAAAGGCTACAGGCGATCGCCGCGCTAGTAAATGGCATTCTGTTGCTGGTGGTCAGTGGCTGGCTAGCCCGAGAAGCTATCGAGGCGCTGCAAATGCTACCTACAGAAATATTAAGTCAGCCTGTGGCTGCCACTGCCGCGGTTGGTTTGGGCATCAACGGACTCAACGCCTATCTATTACATAGCCATGCTGACGATAACTTGAATATGCGCGGCGCTTTCTTGCACATGGTTGCAGATGCCGGTAGCTGCCTAGGGGTGTTGGTAGGAGCGGTGCTGATTGCCAACTATCAGTGGTACTGGGCCGACGGTGTGGTCAGTGGTGCGATCGCTCTGCTCATTACCTCAAGTGCTATTCCGCTCATCCGCCAGAGCTGGTCTACTCTTAGTTCTAAGGCCATTCTTACCAACTGA